In Rosa rugosa chromosome 4, drRosRugo1.1, whole genome shotgun sequence, the genomic stretch GGGATCTCTCTTCACTCTATCACTCATACTGCTTTCATCCATATCATTAACATTTTCAAACAGTGAAGCTCAGAAGATCAAATCAGCTCGCCTTCTCGACCTTCTCATCCGAGACTACACCTTCAAGACCTATAAAACATACTCCAGGACAGGAACACtgcacaatgttcatttaccaGCAAACTTCTCTGGCATCACAGTTGATACAGCGAGATTCAGATGTGGCAGTCTCCGAAGGTACGGCGCGCAGGTAAAGGAATTTCATCTAGGCATTGGTGTGTCTGTGAATCCATGTGCAGAGAGGGTAATGGTAGTTACACAAAAATTGGGATATAATTGGTCATCTATATATTATGCCAACTATGACTTATCTGGGTACCAGCTTGTGTCCCCAATTTTAGGCCTATTAGCTTATAATGCTGGTACTGATGTGAACTTTAGCAACCCTTTTGAGGTAGGAATTCAAGCTCTAGAAAATCCCATCACTATAGACTTCAAAAACATCACAAGGGTGAACAATGAATTAGGTGCTACAAGGCCTTTATGTGCTAGCTTTGAAGGTGATGGCAAAGTGACACTAGCAAAGGAGGCTTCACCTTACATTTGTGTTGCGAAAAGGCATGGTCATTTCGGATTGGTGATTGAGAAGCCCTCGCCAGTTCCACTGAGGAAGAAGCTTAGCCAGTGGAAAGTGGTGGTTGGTAGCACAGTTGGGTGTGCAATAGGTATTTTTCTTTTGGGGTTGCTTCTGGTGGCAATGCTTGtgaaggggaagaagaaatcgAGGATCGTGGAGATGGAGAGAAGAGCTTATGAAGAAGAAGCTTTACAGGTATCAATGGTTGGACATGTTAGAGCTCCTACAGCTTCAGGGACACGAACTACTCCAGCGATTGAACAAGAGTATATACCTCCTCGTCCTCGTTGAAATAGTGCATTCAATTTTGTTCATACTTGATTCTTTTTTGTAACATTATTAGATGAATTGATAAATGTATTTATTTTGTGATAACATTGAATTTAGTTAACCGAATTTTTTGAAGGATCCTTTGATTCAAAGAATCAGCTGAGTTCAACTTTTACAAGCTTTACTTGCAATTAGAATACAAAGCTTAGTCATGTTAGAGAGTTTCAGATTTGCAAGCAGAAGCACTGATCTGAATCACATTGTAAAACTGAAGGAAAGACTTAAGTGAGTAAAATATTGCATAATTCAACATTTAAGTAAACTCTCATCAATCTGGATTGTGCAGAATACAGATGCTCAcaactaatatttttttttttttttttttttaaggagaaagggattaggcgatattagttcctcggagACAGACAATGCAGGGCACTTGTCCCACCCTCAAACCCGAAGGTGAAGGGTCTGCCccactctgggaacccaccgcccgtcccccaactcaatttattaataataaagaagaaaaatacatcgtccaagagagaaaacaaaattaacaGCGAAAGAGAAGAGAGGGAAACTTCCCCCTCATGAACAAatctaaaagaagaaaaaatcagcCACAAAAGTGAAAACTGGACACACGAAATATGCCAGAAATTCGCATGCGCCTGCATGTAGATGCTTATGAAGCTAACTTTGCGCACGACCTCCTGGGAATAAAAGCCTCTGAGAAGGTGCGGGCAAGAAAGACAGACGAACATAATCATCTCAGCAACCTGTGAAGCAATAATTTGGGAGTCCCAAAAAATCCGTCTGCAAGTACCTGTGAAGCTCTGCAGGAGGGCTAGGATACCAGGTAAATGAGTGTTTTGAAACACCTAAGTTTGCCATCTTATCTGCAGCTGCATTCCCATCCCTAAACTAATAAGTTTGAGGCTTAGATGCTCACAACTAATAACTTTTAGATGTAATGCAGAGTTTTCTGAAACCTTTTCTGCTGGTGGATCTCTACTTTGTTTAAAAGGCAGTTGATCTCGAATGTTGGATGCTTCAAATTGCATACAATTTCCAAATAGCTTAGACTCTTTTATATGAGAATCCACTTCTTAAAGATCAGCCCACCAAACTGAGCTTAAAGCCCAGACCTTTCCCAAAGAATAGCTCAAAGTGTCCACTGTAAATGAATATTAGTGCAGCCCTAAACCCAAAAGGAAAGGCActcaaaaaaacaaagagaactaATTTCCTTGTGGACACGTTCTAGCCCTTATGACAAAAATCCCGATCCGATAGGAGGGTATCCATCACTTCCTAGCAAACTAAATTAAAGCCAATCAGCTATATTGTGCTCGATGTTCTCCCCTGCATGGGAAACCTACATTTTATTCTAGTTCAGTTCCAATCTGCTAGTTGTTATATTTCCTATCTAATATGATTATGTATGGCCAAACAGATTACAGCTCATGTAAAAATGTTGATTGATTCCAGAACAGAAAGAATTGAAATCGGAGCATCATCATCTCTTGGAAGATGGAACTACAATTTCATATGCTTGATTTGTGAACTTAACTACCATTGTCTCATATAGTGGACATGGCATGGCCTTTAATATCATATTGAATTTTGATATGATCCAAGATTTCGGAGAGAATCAGGAGCATCAAGCATGTGCTTTGCTATAATAAATATTCATGACAGGATGGATTTAGACATCTAATGATTACCATGCATGTGCAAATCCATGCAAGGATTTTAGAGATCGTGATTTTAATATGAGAGAGGTCGATTACAAATTTCACTGTAATTTTTTCTCTTCGATTTCAtagttctttaattttttttttttttactttttttatgATGATGTTAATGTTCCTGGCTTCCTGAGCAGCAGAGGATTTAGCACCTTTTAGATTTTGAGAAGAGTTGCTCTGGACAAGTCCACTATGATGAAAGCTCTTCGAAAGACCTTGAACGCTTCTTAGGTTCACCCATAtggtgaacgagcatattcacccctattgtcaattaacatatttttacttaataaattcataatccaacggtccatatcttaaataagTCTTTAAAGattatctctgtaaaaaatcaatctaaTCAGAAATCGTTTAGTTATCTAATTGAATAAAACAAATAGATGGTtataacaacacttactactattatgatgaaccgtccatgtatttcataaaaatgaataactaacagatcttcaatttgattggttttttaCAGAAATAATCTTTGTactacgttatacaacatgaatggtcggattagaaaattataaagttattatgccttaattgcaagagatggtgaatatggtcattcacccaaggggt encodes the following:
- the LOC133706535 gene encoding uncharacterized protein LOC133706535 — translated: MGSLFTLSLILLSSISLTFSNSEAQKIKSARLLDLLIRDYTFKTYKTYSRTGTLHNVHLPANFSGITVDTARFRCGSLRRYGAQVKEFHLGIGVSVNPCAERVMVVTQKLGYNWSSIYYANYDLSGYQLVSPILGLLAYNAGTDVNFSNPFEVGIQALENPITIDFKNITRVNNELGATRPLCASFEGDGKVTLAKEASPYICVAKRHGHFGLVIEKPSPVPLRKKLSQWKVVVGSTVGCAIGIFLLGLLLVAMLVKGKKKSRIVEMERRAYEEEALQVSMVGHVRAPTASGTRTTPAIEQEYIPPRPR